The genomic segment TAAGAGTATAATTGTATGTGTTTTCGGTTTTATGatcttgtttgctctgtttaagCTTGTATGATGAGCTATTGTAAACTATTGTTCGGTTGTAATCTATTGTTGTTCGGTTGTATGCTCTGCTTTatgctcttgtttgttttggtgttgaGTGTGAACTCCTGTTGGTGTTGCTATTGCATTTAATAAGATAAGACATTCCACATTTCATAAAAGGcagaacatgatgaacacatGTTCTGAAAACAAGCAGAATGATAACGTTTTGAAATCATGTTCTCAACATGATCACAGACCAAAAACATAACCCTACTAGTCTATTCGACCAAAATACAGATCCAACTAgtctcttaaaccaaaaaacagaccCCTACTACCATAATCTTCAATATTCAGGCTTGTGAAAGTCCTCCACCACCTTGAGATAGTCCTCCACCACCctgaacaacttctcctccaccagattgagaaagtccaccaccatcttgagaaagtccaccaccttgaacaacttctcctccaccaccctgAGAAGCCTGAAAAACcgcaaatttcaaaaaatgagAACAAGAGACTCATCTtgagaaataaaatgagaaaaaaccgATTAACAACctgtgtttgattcttcttctggtggtacCTACGGTTATGCTGATCAGAACCACAAATTCCACAGTGCATTatcctttttttatgttttggtttcttcttgacAGGAGACTCATTTACACCtggcttcctcttcttgtctgCCTTGGTTATCTTCTTTCTCCCAGGTTGTGGTGGCTCAGGTGGAACATGAACATTCTCACCTAAAGTCGAAGGCCAATGACGAGCACCCCTTTGTGGAGTAATGCCATTTGTGTAGTTAAGCCTCCACATAGCAGTTCGAAACCACTGGCAGACATAGTCATCAGCACTTAACGTCCTCTTCAGAATCACTCCATAGGCATGCTCACATGGAATAccacatatttgatattttttgcagGTACAAgtcatattttgtaaactaaCTCTGTGTTTGTCTCCATCCAGTGTGACTTCAAAGCACCCATTAGTAGAAGGATGCACCTGGCATTCCGAAGCTTTGTCATGCTCTTTAGCAAGAAACCTTGCCACATATGGAGTACATAAACCTGAAACATCAAAAACCAAGAACATTGCATTAAATATGTAGAAATCATAGACAGTCTTTGAATAAAATCATAGACAATCGTAGAAAATtgcattaaattttgaataaagttaattacctttgtgagaatgagagagagctgAACGCTTGGCAATCCGAACCATAGACAGTCTTCTAACTGTCTCCAACATTGCCACAAACGGTTTCTCCCTTGCTTTGTCGATGGTCTTGTTGAAAGATTCTGTGAAGTTGTTGTCAACATCTTCGCAATAACCCCCCAACTTATAGAAGGCACGACACCAGCTCTTTGGTTTCGACTTCATAACATCATCATACACACCAGTGTCATAAGCGTGTATCTGTTCCAGTCTCTCACCGAACTGTTTTGCATTATAGCTCCAAGCCATATGCCAGAGGAGTGGCTTGATTTGCTTCTTGGAAGGATgagtcttcttcaagttcccatAGATGTGTCTAACACACATTCTATGCTCTATTTGTGGTAACTCCAACTCCACAGCTTTTATCAACCCCTAATTgagaaccaaaaaccaaacatattaaaaacgaGAGCATTCACATTTATTaaccaatataataaattagttaGATACATACCTTTTGTCGATCAGACACTAAAATGTAACCATCTCCCTCGTTTAGATCCAGGTCagtcttcaatctcttcacAAACCATAACCAATTGTCTTTGTTCTCAACTTGAACAACACACCAGGCTATTGGATAGATGCCATTGTCTGCATCTCTGCCTAATGCAGCAAGCAACTGTCCCTTGATCTTTGCCTTTAAGAAGGCGCCATCAACTCCTATTATTGGCCGGCAAGTCTGTTTCCAAGTTCTTCTAAGGGCatcgaaacaaacataaaaccgaTTGAAGACGTCTTGACCAGCATCATTCTTAATTGTATCAATCTCCACAACAGACCCTGGATTTGCTTCCAAGATCTCAGCTTGGTAATCTCGCAGTCGTGCAAACTGTTGTTCATACTCATACTCTATCCATCCCAAAGCCTTTCTCCGAGCAGCTTGACATTGTGGCCTAGTAGCGGATATCTTCCACCTTTCCATGATAATCTGTTCAATCCTCAAAGGCTTGTAATGATCCGGTTCCTCTCTAATCTTATCGAGAAAAATTCTAGCTATGACTGGGACCTTAAACATCTCACACTCGCCATTGGGGGTACAACAATGCTTATCAATGTATTTCGTAATCTTCCACAAAGATGCGTTTGGAAGAAGTGCAGCAAACACTTTCCACTCACAATTGCCCTTATCCCCAACACATCTAAACCCGAGTTTATCTTTGTCATACCTGTATTGCTTCAAATTGTAACCAGTATGTAGTGCATAGTCCAAGACACTCTCCTTGAATGCGACCCCATTGTAGAAGGATTGGTCTTTCCACAAAGTTCCATCACCACGTCCGATATCCGTAAACACCCTCTCTGGACccgcaccacgaccacgacccgcaccacgaccacgaccttcttcctcgtcgtcaCTTTCTGGGTACGTATCATGACGAATCGACTCTTCAGCATCGGTAAATTCCTGAGCAAGCATATCGACGTGAAATTCATCTCGatcctctccttcttcatcgtaCTCTCGTTCTCCAACACCATCTCTTTGCCCAATACCATCTTGTTGCCCAAAACCAGATCGGATTATTAAATCCATCGATTCAATTTGAGAAATCGATggtgaaatttgattttctagggttcgtcgcgagagaaaacaaaaaagaggttaaaatgtgattttagggatttctcGGTTGAGGGTTATGTTTCTAATCGGGTCAAAATCAGGTTTTAATCGGGTCGAAATcaggtttattttggtttgtaaactTCGTCACTCGGTTAATCAAATAGTAAACCAATTAAACCTATAGCAATGGTGAAATAGATGATATCTTCTATTCTCATGGAGATACAAAACGTAAATTACAGATATATGGGTATATAGATTGAGAAGAATTTCAGGAGAGCCATCTGGAACGGGGGTAAAGATCGGGCTCCATCTGAtacgatatcatagttctcatgggaaaccaggacgttttcccttttattttcatgtaatAACTACGAACGTTGTCAGCCTGACTGTTTAACGCTGTTCTGTTGATGATCATGTTTCAATTCAACCTTTTTTTCTGCTTCTACAAgtataaaagattaaataaaatgtatcaCCTTTGATAAAATTGGTGTAGCTAACGAAATTTTCAGCAAGTTACTAAGTGACTATTAGTGCTCAtgaaaaattaacaatcaaagcTTAACTCCATGAGTACTAGTTTGAACTGAACCATTTGTTTTCAGTTCAGCCTTCTTCCCAATCAatatcgtcttcttcttcttcatcttctgcttCCACATTCAAATCCACCTTGTCGTTTCCATTGGCTGCATATTAAGTTACATGAACAAGGTGAGCATCATATTATCCTTTAGATATCATGAGTCCTAACTCTGGCCCACTACTACAGTATAAACTATGAGCATCTCTTAACAAGTACGTATTTGGAGCAAATGCCAACGCTCTGTTCCGGTTTTATACTTCTAACTAACCAATGTGTTGTGTGATCAACTAGTTGCCGAACTGTAAATGAAGTCATAGTAAAAACTCAAACTGACCTGCCACaggagcttcttcttcccattcaacatcttcttcttcttcctcctctccacGTTTGGATTTCATACCAACCTGACGATCTGGAGACGTAGCAGCCAATTGGATGTCAGTGGTTGACTCACCTGCGGGTTCTTGCGGATTCAGGTTTTCAGCAAGCTCTTCTTGCTGCTTCAGTAAAGCGGCGTAGTAAGCTTTCACATACTCATCCTGAAGCAAAATGGAAATGAAATGTTATCACGATTCTGGAAACACAATCCACAAGATGCTACTGTCTGTGGGATTCTAAATAAACACATAATTTATCTCCGAAAGCATGCCTTCACATCCTTATCACCATCGCCATTTCCCAAGACTGTTTTCTTGTCATCTGAAAGCTTTGCTGCTTCTCCATCAACCTCTGCTCCCTGTCTCGTCTCTCCTCTTTGTTCCTCGGTCAGCTTCATGCCTTTCTTGATCATCCATGGAGGTAAGACTTTCAGACTAGAATCTCCACCTTTAGATttgacatcttctttttcttcaccaagGTTAACCTCAACCTACCCATGTAGAATTAAAGAAGTCAACAAACAGAAAATGAAGGGAAAACTTATCTTCCATAATAACATTGAGAAGTAAAGATAACCTTTGTCTCTCCGAGAAATGGCATTGGTGTTGAACCATACCCACCCTGTGACCTCGAAGGATCATTAGGATCAAGAACACCATTTTCACGAGCAGCCTTAGCTGCACGAGCCTCCCATGCCGGAAAAGGTTCAAAGCCAGGAAACGGTaggttttttactttatttatttgatcCACCAGAGGTTTCATTTCAACCTACATTTTATTTCCGATCGTGTCAACACACAATCTAATCACTAACAGCAAgttataaaatgacaaaacagaaacaatctTTTcctaactcaaaaaaaaaacaattacgcATGAATAAAAGTAATAGAACATAAGCCATGAATTACTTATTGCAAACAAATAAGACTAACCATCctaacttttaaataaaagCCACAGagtccttttatttttttttgtaatctcaaGCATTGGACATTTAAGAACTGA from the Camelina sativa cultivar DH55 chromosome 12, Cs, whole genome shotgun sequence genome contains:
- the LOC104733456 gene encoding uncharacterized protein LOC104733456 — translated: MDLIIRSGFGQQDGIGQRDGVGEREYDEEGEDRDEFHVDMLAQEFTDAEESIRHDTYPESDDEEEGRGRGAGRGRGAGPERVFTDIGRGDGTLWKDQSFYNGVAFKESVLDYALHTGYNLKQYRYDKDKLGFRCVGDKGNCEWKVFAALLPNASLWKITKYIDKHCCTPNGECEMFKVPVIARIFLDKIREEPDHYKPLRIEQIIMERWKISATRPQCQAARRKALGWIEYEYEQQFARLRDYQAEILEANPGSVVEIDTIKNDAGQDVFNRFYVCFDALRRTWKQTCRPIIGVDGAFLKAKIKGQLLAALGRDADNGIYPIAWCVVQVENKDNWLWFVKRLKTDLDLNEGDGYILVSDRQKGLIKAVELELPQIEHRMCVRHIYGNLKKTHPSKKQIKPLLWHMAWSYNAKQFGERLEQIHAYDTGVYDDVMKSKPKSWCRAFYKLGGYCEDVDNNFTESFNKTIDKAREKPFVAMLETVRRLSMVRIAKRSALSHSHKGN
- the LOC104731497 gene encoding general transcription factor IIE subunit 1-like; protein product: MDKSVTVVHKTVVLEPFMRLVRIAARVFYLDNPTETDNNNQQKSAKGGSRCTATMMLDVLTRRQWVREEDLAKELKQNAKELRKLIRFFEEQKFIVRYHRKETAKRAKMYSFAVAATTDGRAEDNVKFHTHSYCCLDYAQIYDTVRYKLHRMKKQFKDELEDKNTVQEYCCPNCKRKYNALDALRLISMEDDTFRCENCNGELVMECNKLSSEEVVDRGDNARRRRREKIKVWLQNMEVEMKPLVDQINKVKNLPFPGFEPFPAWEARAAKAARENGVLDPNDPSRSQGGYGSTPMPFLGETKVEVNLGEEKEDVKSKGGDSSLKVLPPWMIKKGMKLTEEQRGETRQGAEVDGEAAKLSDDKKTVLGNGDGDKDVKDEYVKAYYAALLKQQEELAENLNPQEPAGESTTDIQLAATSPDRQVGMKSKRGEEEEEEDVEWEEEAPVAANGNDKVDLNVEAEDEEEEDDIDWEEG